A segment of the Dehalococcoidia bacterium genome:
CTCAACCACGCGGTGGACAAGCAGCTGATCGCTAACGAGGTGCTATCCTCGCTCGTGGAGCCCGCATACGGGATTCTTCCGCCCGGTTTCCCAGGTTTCAACCCTGACCTGACCGGTCTCGAATACAACCCTGACCTTGCGAGGCAGCTACTGGAAGAGTCCGCATACGCTGACCCTACTACCAGGCCCAGAATTGTAGTGACCGTGCCTGGCACCGGTGGAACGATCGGCCTGGACCTCGAAGTAGTGATTGAAATGTGGAAGCAGGAGCTTGGTGTCGAGGTCGAGATCCAGCAGGTCGAGTGGGCGACTTACCTCCAGGACCTGGACCAGCACAAGTTCCAGGCCTACGCTGGCCTGGGATGGCAGGCGGACTACCCCGACCCTCAGGACTTCCTGGACATACTGTTCCACACTGAGAGTTCGCTGAACCACGGAAAGTACTCCAATCCCGAGGCTGACACCATTCTGGAGGAAGCCAGGACCGAGACCGACGTCGAACGCAGGGTAGAGTTGTATCGGCAAGCCGAGGACATTATCGTCCAGGATGGCGCCTGGCTCCCACTGTGGTACTCTGGTGAGCGTTACGTTCTCATCAAGGACTACGTCAAAGACTACAAGGTGACGCCAATGATCGTCCCTAAGCTCAAGAACATTCGCCTGACCGACTGATTCCCAACTGCATGGACCGAAGCGAGGACAGGGCGCTCTGACGGGCGGCCCAACATCAAATGTGGCTGTACATCACAAGAAGGCTGTTGTGGCTGCCCGTGCTGCTCTTCGCAGCGTCGCTCGTCACGTTTTCGCTTGGCCGATTCGGCCCCGGTGATCCCGTCCAGGTCATACTGGGCAACAGGTACGACCCGGACTCTGTAGTTACCAAGAGCCTGCGAAGGGAGCTTGGTCTCGACCAGCCGTTCGCAGTCCAGTATGGCAGCTACATGTGGGGGTTCGTCAGGGGCGACTTCGGAGAGAGCTACCGTTTTAGAGGACGACCCGTAAGGGAACTGCTGACGTCCAAGATGTGGGTGTCGTTCCAGGTTAATCTGGCGGCACTTATCGTCAGCCTCTCGATTGGACTGCCACTGGGCTTTTTCATTGCCCACAAGCAGGGCAGTTGGATAGACCCGTCAACTGTTGCTAATGCGTTGATCCTAATGTCCATTCCAATCATGGTCAGCATACCCGCCTTCCTTTGGTTTGCCTGTTTGAAAACGGACTTGCTTCCCTGCTCAGGATGGGGAGGTTTCTGGGATCCTAGGATCATCACACCAGCCGTCACAATGGGGATACCAGGCGTTGCAGGACTACTAAGGCTCATGCGAGCCAGTACTCTCGACGTTATGGGGCAGGACTTCATCCGGACCGCATACGCAAAGGGCCTGACCTCGTTCGCGGTCGACTATCGCCACATCCTGAAAAATGCCATGATCCCCATTATCACCATTCTTTCATTCACCCTCGCAGGAATGCTCAGCACAGGTTTCATTACTGAGCGAATTCTGGGAATTCCCGGTGTGGGAAGCTTGGCCATAGATTCCATTTTTAACCGGGACTATCCAGTCATCATGGCCATAACGCTCATCGGCTCCACTGCCTTCGTGCTCGCTAATCTCCTAGCGGACATTGCTTACTCCTTTGTCGATCCCAGGATCAGGTACAGTTGAGCCAGCAACCCACCCGAACCGTCATCGCAGACCTAGACACTGCTGCCCAGGACCAGGGTGGTAAGGGGCATCTGCGACGTGCTTGGGAGCGGCTGATCAGGAAGAAGCTGGCCATGTTCAGCGTGGTCGTGCTCATAGTTCTGTACTCAGTTGGAATTTTTGCACCTCTGATAGCGCCCTACGAGTACACAGCCCAGGACTACACTGCTATACGCAAGCCCCCAAGCGCAGAACACTGGGCGGGAACGGATCTCAAAGGCCGCGACCTTTTGACTCGCGTCATGTGGGGAATCCAGAACACGGTCATCATCACCGTCATATCTATGGCTACTGGCGGCCTCGTAATTGGTGTAACGCTCGGCTTGGTATCAGGCTATTTTGGAAGTTGGGTGGATGCACTAATCATGCGCGTCGGCGAAGTGTTCGCCTCATTCCCCGACATTCTGCTTGTGATCATTCTTGCGGCTACGCTCGGCCCCAGACTGCGTGACTTCTTTAGAAACCTGGAAGACACTACTTTTCTGGACGGGTTGGTTAAGGCAGGGGTCGTCGACTATCTTGTGATTTCGATCGCCCTTGTATCATTCAGCTGGTTCGGTATGGCCCGGATCGTGCGTGGACAGGTGCTGGCCCTGAAACAGACGCAGTTCGTAGACGCTGCCCGCTCTGTTGGGGCGAGCACTCCCCGGATTCTCTTCACACACCTGCTGCCCAATGCCATCAGTCCCATCGTTGTTCTGGTTTCAATGGGTATGGGCTCCATGGTCGGTACAGAGATCATCCTCAGCTGGCTTGGACTGGG
Coding sequences within it:
- a CDS encoding ABC transporter permease, with product MWLYITRRLLWLPVLLFAASLVTFSLGRFGPGDPVQVILGNRYDPDSVVTKSLRRELGLDQPFAVQYGSYMWGFVRGDFGESYRFRGRPVRELLTSKMWVSFQVNLAALIVSLSIGLPLGFFIAHKQGSWIDPSTVANALILMSIPIMVSIPAFLWFACLKTDLLPCSGWGGFWDPRIITPAVTMGIPGVAGLLRLMRASTLDVMGQDFIRTAYAKGLTSFAVDYRHILKNAMIPIITILSFTLAGMLSTGFITERILGIPGVGSLAIDSIFNRDYPVIMAITLIGSTAFVLANLLADIAYSFVDPRIRYS
- a CDS encoding ABC transporter permease; its protein translation is MSQQPTRTVIADLDTAAQDQGGKGHLRRAWERLIRKKLAMFSVVVLIVLYSVGIFAPLIAPYEYTAQDYTAIRKPPSAEHWAGTDLKGRDLLTRVMWGIQNTVIITVISMATGGLVIGVTLGLVSGYFGSWVDALIMRVGEVFASFPDILLVIILAATLGPRLRDFFRNLEDTTFLDGLVKAGVVDYLVISIALVSFSWFGMARIVRGQVLALKQTQFVDAARSVGASTPRILFTHLLPNAISPIVVLVSMGMGSMVGTEIILSWLGLGIQPPRPSLGVMLLEAGSLSALREVPWMLLTPGLVAWTLVLSWNLLGDALNDVLNPRTR